The Equus caballus isolate H_3958 breed thoroughbred chromosome 12, TB-T2T, whole genome shotgun sequence genome contains a region encoding:
- the ACP2 gene encoding lysosomal acid phosphatase, with translation MAGRPFGWSRAGLLQLLLGVNLMVMPPTQARSLRFVTLLYRHGDRSPVKTYPKDPYQEDKWPQGFGQLTKEGMLQHWELGQALRQRYDGFLNTSYHRQEVYVRSTDFDRTLMSAEANLAGLFPPEGMQRFNPNISWQPIPVHTVPVAEDRLLKFPLGPCPRYEQLQNETRQTPEYQNESIRNAQFLDMVANETGLTDMTLETVWNVYDTLFCEQTHGLVLPPWASPQTMQRLRRLKDFSFRFLFGIHEQAEKARLQGGVLLAQIRKNLTLMATASQLPKLLVYSAHDTTLVALQMALDVYNGEQAPYASCHIFELYQEDNGNFSVEMYFRNESNKAPWPLSLPGCPQRCPLQDFLHLTEPVVPKDWQQECKLASGPADTEVIVALAVCGSILFLLIVLLLTVLFRMQAQPPGYRHVADGEDHA, from the exons ATGGCGGGTAGACCGTTTGGCTGGAGCCGGGCGggtctcctccagctccttctcGGCGTGAACCTGATGGTGATGCCACCCACCCAGGCCCGGAGTCTGCGCTTCGTTACCTTG CTGTACCGACATGGAGACCGCTCGCCAGTGAAGACATATCCCAAGGACCCCTATCAGGAAGACAAATGGCCCCAGGGATTTGGTCAGCTAACCAAG GAGGGGATGCTACAGCACTGGGAGCTGGGCCAGGCTCTACGGCAGCGCTACGATGGCTTTCTCAACACCTCTTACCACCGGCAGGAG GTTTACGTGCGAAGCACAGACTTTGACCGCACTCTCATGAGTGCTGAGGCCAATCTGGCTGGACTCTTCCCTCCCGAAGGGATGCAACGCTTCAACCCAAACATCTCTTGGCAGCCCATCCCCGTCCACACAGTGCCCGTTGCCGAGGACAGG CTGCTGAAGTTCCCGTTGGGCCCATGTCCCCGTTATGAGCAGCTGCAGAACGAGACCCGGCAGACGCCAGAGTATCAGAATGAGAGTATTCGGAATGCA CAATTTCTCGATATGGTGGCCAACGAGACAGGGCTTACAGACATGACACTGGAGACCGTCTGGAATGTCTATGACACGCTCTTCTGTGAG CAAACACACGGGCTGGTCCTGCCGCCCTGGGCCTCACCCCAAACCATGCAGCGTCTGAGGCGGCTAAAGGACTTCAGCTTCCGCTTCCTCTTCGGGATCCACGAGCAGGCAGAGAAGGCCCGGCTTCAGGGGG GTGTCCTGCTGGCTCAGATACGGAAGAACCTGACCCTCATGGCAACCGCCTCCCAGCTCCCTAAGCTGCTGGTTTACTCCGCG CACGACACCACCCTCGTTGCTCTGcaaatggcactggatgtctacAATGGTGAACAAGCCCCCTACGCCTCCTGCCACATATTTGAACTGTACCAGGAAGACAATGG GAATTTCTCAGTGGAGATGTACTTTCGGAATGAGAGTAACAAGGCCCCCTGGCCGCTGAGCCTGCCTGGCTGCCCTCAGCGCTGCCCGCTGCAGGACTTTCTTCACCTCACAGAGCCTGTCGTGCCCAAGGACTGGCAGCAGGAGTGCAAGCTGGCAAGCGGGCCTGCAGACACAG AGGTGATCGTGGCCTTGGCTGTCTGTGGCTCCATCCTCTTCCTTCTCATAGTGCTCCTCCTCACCGTCCTCTTCCGGATGCAGGCCCAGCCTCCTGGCTACCGCCACGTTGCAGATGGGGAGGATCACGCCTGA